TTACGAGCTTTAAAGTAAGCGGCACAAGAGTTTGAAGTCCGATAATACCAAATGGCGCCTTGTCAAATTCCACTATCTTTTCATCTGTGTGGTGTGGGGCATGATCGGTGGCGATAACGTCTATAAGACCGCTTTTTAGCGCCTCTCTTACCGCTTTTACATCGCTTATCTCACGAAGTGGCGGTGACATTTTGAAATTTGTATCGTATGCATTTTTCAAAATTTCATCGTCGCTAAAGCTAAAGTGGTGAGGTGTCGCCTCGCAAGTGATGTTTATACCCTCTTTTTTGCCCATTTCGATGATCTTTAGCGAGTACTCCGAGCTTACGTGAGCGATATGGATGTGTGCTTTAGTGAGCTTTGCAAGCAGCATATCGCGGCTAACTGCGATCTCCTCTTTCTCTCTTGCCATGCCGCGAAGTCCAAGTATGGCTGAGACCTTACCCTCGTGCATGACGCCCTGCCTGCAAAGCGAGCAGTCCTCTGAGTGGCTTATGCAAAAGCTATTAAACATGCTTGAATACTCAAGTGCCGCCCTCATCACGCTTGAGCTAGTCACTGGTAGGCCATCGTCACTAAATGCAACTGCGCCAGCATCTATAAGATCACCCATTTCAACGATCTCATTGCCGCCAAGTCCTTTGCTGATAGCTGCGATTGGCAAAAGATCGATTAGTCCACAGTTTTTAGCCTTTTCTATCATCGCTCTTGTGATCGAGGCGTTGTCATTTACTGGGT
This genomic interval from Campylobacter concisus contains the following:
- a CDS encoding dihydroorotase, producing the protein MRIAIINGTIVNSDEKFKANILIENGKIAKIGSEKFDADKVIDATNKLVMPGLIDMHVHFRDPGQEYKDDIISGSQAAVAGGVTTCLCMANTNPVNDNASITRAMIEKAKNCGLIDLLPIAAISKGLGGNEIVEMGDLIDAGAVAFSDDGLPVTSSSVMRAALEYSSMFNSFCISHSEDCSLCRQGVMHEGKVSAILGLRGMAREKEEIAVSRDMLLAKLTKAHIHIAHVSSEYSLKIIEMGKKEGINITCEATPHHFSFSDDEILKNAYDTNFKMSPPLREISDVKAVREALKSGLIDVIATDHAPHHTDEKIVEFDKAPFGIIGLQTLVPLTLKLVNEGVISLERMVELTSTNAAKMLNLKDKGRLAEGMLADIAVIDPEIEYIYDEKINRSKSINSPLFGKKLKGAATTTIKSGKIVYEFGK